In a single window of the Helicobacter sp. MIT 99-5507 genome:
- a CDS encoding alpha-1,2-fucosyltransferase, with amino-acid sequence MVVVNLMGGLGNQLCMYAYGMYLKQKYNYEVVLDSSWFDKYGFDCDNKEKREMLLNEFNIKIPIISFSTIDKIKILPCNAKLRYVFNAIAFRTFYKGLNLIKNQYMPIEDTKKAFDKNMLDIKDNSYISGYFTSYEYFKDVYLDLKFIGSLDSKNLQILEIIKNTKDSIALHIRRGDYINIHGYVKLGGTYYNSAINFMNNKLKDCHYFIFSNDIDFIKNDFIRYLNSDIKYSIVDIQDNNPAFEMYLMSCCNHQIIANSTFSFWAALLNTNKNKIVITPDRFAYDRNKDFFPKDWIIINHLWGGVEKK; translated from the coding sequence ATGGTAGTAGTAAATCTTATGGGAGGACTTGGCAATCAACTATGCATGTATGCCTATGGCATGTATCTAAAACAAAAATATAATTATGAAGTAGTGCTAGATTCTTCGTGGTTTGATAAATATGGCTTTGATTGTGATAATAAAGAAAAAAGAGAAATGCTATTAAATGAATTTAATATCAAGATTCCAATTATCTCTTTTTCTACCATTGACAAGATAAAGATTCTGCCATGTAATGCCAAACTTAGATATGTGTTTAATGCTATTGCATTTAGGACTTTTTATAAAGGTTTGAATTTGATTAAAAATCAATATATGCCTATTGAAGATACCAAAAAAGCTTTTGATAAAAATATGCTAGATATTAAAGATAATTCATATATTAGTGGTTATTTTACAAGCTATGAGTATTTTAAAGATGTATATTTAGATCTAAAATTTATTGGTAGTTTAGATTCTAAAAACTTACAAATATTAGAGATTATAAAAAATACTAAAGATTCTATAGCTTTGCATATACGAAGAGGTGATTATATCAATATACATGGATATGTAAAGCTTGGTGGGACATATTATAATAGTGCGATTAATTTTATGAATAATAAGCTAAAAGATTGTCATTATTTTATTTTTAGTAATGACATAGATTTTATAAAAAATGATTTTATTAGATATTTAAATAGTGATATAAAATATAGTATCGTTGATATACAAGATAATAATCCAGCTTTTGAGATGTATCTTATGAGCTGTTGTAATCATCAAATAATTGCTAATTCTACTTTTTCATTTTGGGCAGCTTTGTTAAATACAAATAAAAATAAGATTGTAATTACTCCAGATAGATTTGCATATGATAGAAATAAAGATTTTTTTCCAAAAGATTGGATTATCATCAATCATTTATGGGGGGGGGTGGAAAAGAAATAA
- a CDS encoding catalase, whose protein sequence is MSKKFTTATGTPIGDNQNSITAGKRGPTLIQDTWLLEKLAHFDRERIPERVVHAKGSGAYGELTITNDITQYSKADIFNKVGKKTKVFLRFSTVAGERGAADAERDVRGFALKFYTNEGNWDLVGNNTPVFFIKDAVKFPDFIHTQKRDPKTNLRSATAAWDFWSLHPESLHQVTILHSDRGIPRSYREMHGFGSHTYSFINAKNERFWVKFHFKSMQGIHNLTNREAEAIVAKDRESHQKDLFDNIEKGNFPKWRFCIQVMPEKDAETYRFNPFDLTKIWSHKDYPLIEVGILELNKNPENYFAEVEQAAFNPANIVPGIGYSPDKMLQGRLFSYGDTQRYRLGINHSLLPVNASIAPVSNTHRDGFMQMGKFGGERNYNPSYYDDYTEDTNAIEPPLHIKDGDTMDRYNHREYEDNYFVQAGDLYRLMSAEQKEVLCQNIKESMEGVPVEIKKRQLEHFKKADENYGKRVAELLGL, encoded by the coding sequence ATGAGTAAAAAATTTACTACAGCAACAGGCACGCCAATAGGTGATAATCAAAATTCAATTACAGCAGGCAAAAGAGGACCAACACTTATTCAAGATACTTGGCTTTTAGAAAAATTAGCACATTTTGATAGAGAACGGATTCCAGAACGCGTTGTACATGCAAAAGGAAGCGGTGCATATGGAGAACTTACAATTACAAATGATATTACACAATATTCAAAAGCAGATATTTTTAATAAAGTTGGCAAAAAAACAAAAGTATTTTTGAGGTTTTCAACAGTTGCAGGTGAAAGAGGAGCAGCTGATGCAGAAAGAGATGTAAGAGGCTTTGCACTTAAATTTTACACAAATGAAGGAAACTGGGATTTAGTTGGTAATAATACACCAGTATTTTTTATAAAAGATGCTGTTAAATTCCCTGATTTTATCCACACTCAAAAAAGAGATCCAAAGACAAACTTAAGATCTGCTACTGCTGCGTGGGATTTTTGGAGCTTACATCCTGAATCACTTCATCAAGTAACAATTCTTCATAGTGATAGAGGAATCCCAAGAAGTTATAGAGAAATGCATGGATTTGGAAGTCATACTTATAGCTTCATCAATGCAAAAAACGAGAGATTCTGGGTGAAATTCCACTTCAAATCAATGCAAGGAATTCATAATCTAACAAATAGAGAAGCTGAAGCGATTGTCGCAAAAGATAGAGAATCTCATCAAAAAGATTTGTTTGACAATATAGAAAAAGGTAATTTTCCAAAATGGAGATTCTGCATTCAAGTTATGCCTGAAAAAGACGCAGAAACTTATCGCTTCAATCCATTTGATTTGACAAAAATATGGAGTCACAAAGATTATCCACTTATTGAAGTTGGAATCTTAGAACTAAATAAAAATCCAGAAAATTATTTTGCAGAAGTAGAACAAGCAGCATTCAATCCAGCAAATATCGTGCCAGGTATTGGATATAGCCCTGATAAAATGCTTCAAGGAAGGCTATTTAGCTATGGTGATACACAAAGATATAGACTTGGCATAAATCACTCTTTATTGCCTGTAAATGCTAGCATAGCGCCTGTAAGTAATACACATAGAGATGGATTTATGCAAATGGGTAAATTTGGCGGAGAGAGAAATTATAATCCAAGCTATTATGATGATTATACAGAGGATACAAATGCTATTGAGCCACCATTGCATATAAAAGATGGTGATACTATGGATAGATATAATCATAGAGAATACGAAGATAATTATTTCGTGCAAGCAGGAGATTTATATCGTCTTATGAGTGCAGAGCAAAAAGAAGTACTTTGCCAAAATATAAAAGAATCAATGGAAGGTGTGCCAGTTGAAATAAAAAAACGCCAACTAGAGCATTTCAAAAAAGCTGATGAAAATTATGGCAAAAGAGTAGCAGAACTATTAGGATTATAA
- a CDS encoding ankyrin repeat domain-containing protein translates to MMKINAEEEQKLEELCALAFDFARENDIASISTLIQYGLNVDLANHKGNTLLMLAAYNNSLDVAELLLKNGASVDKKNDKAQTPLAGVVFKGYIDMTKLLLKYGANPNEDNGMGLTPINCAIMFRRKEILDLLLKHTDKKLSFLQKIGFFIMHKFIKPKS, encoded by the coding sequence ATTATGAAAATTAATGCAGAAGAAGAGCAAAAATTAGAAGAATTATGCGCTCTTGCCTTTGATTTTGCAAGAGAAAATGATATTGCTTCAATAAGTACTTTGATTCAATATGGGTTAAATGTCGATCTAGCAAATCATAAAGGAAATACACTACTTATGCTTGCTGCTTATAATAACTCACTTGATGTAGCAGAATTATTGCTAAAAAATGGTGCATCGGTTGATAAAAAAAATGACAAAGCACAAACTCCACTTGCTGGCGTGGTTTTTAAAGGATATATTGATATGACAAAGTTGTTATTAAAATATGGTGCAAATCCAAATGAAGATAATGGTATGGGGCTTACACCGATAAATTGTGCAATTATGTTTAGACGAAAAGAAATTTTAGATTTGTTACTAAAACACACAGATAAAAAATTATCATTTTTACAAAAAATTGGTTTTTTTATAATGCATAAATTTATCAAGCCTAAATCTTAA
- a CDS encoding YnfA family protein, whose protein sequence is MLRDIFIFFVAAFFEILGCFSFWLVFKANKTYLWLILGIICVIIFAYLLTKVELAFAGRAYAIYGGIYIASSLLWLYIIEKQSLTYYDILGSLCVFIGVCIILFGAKNI, encoded by the coding sequence ATGTTAAGAGATATTTTTATTTTTTTTGTAGCAGCATTTTTTGAGATTCTTGGTTGTTTTAGCTTTTGGCTTGTATTTAAAGCAAATAAAACATATCTATGGCTTATTCTTGGAATTATTTGTGTAATTATATTTGCTTATCTTTTGACAAAAGTAGAGCTTGCATTTGCAGGGCGAGCCTATGCTATTTATGGTGGAATCTATATTGCTTCATCATTGTTATGGCTATATATCATAGAAAAACAAAGTTTAACTTATTATGATATATTGGGAAGTTTATGCGTATTTATTGGCGTATGTATTATTCTTTTTGGTGCAAAAAATATTTGA
- a CDS encoding glycosyltransferase has translation MKLRFYLLGKIDSKNPSAIPKQQIQKWHNEGIITYLGENSDVREFIKYADCIVLPSYYKEGIPRVLLESLALKTPIITTINNGCKELVKINNIDNDDINIGSNGILIKPKDERLLYKAMIKFSTLDRNALALNALIESKKYDIKIINEIYKNRILDKYLCNLKNKNIIFVSNSCFGMFNFRLKTLQFIRDLGFDIHIIAPFDNTTKYLIDNNFKCYDIFIDPKSLNPLKELRFIRELKNHIIKINPSIVINYTIKPIIYSSFITNRLKIPNIAITTGLGYVFIPKGIIKSIFKRFVVKLYKIALKDTKEVWFLNKDDRDEFINLNIIESHKAFILPSEGIDLEYFKIDFIKNTDFKPNNKAQEEYLKNLPQDDEIRFLLIARMLYDKGVYEFYKAAKIYSSKR, from the coding sequence ATGAAGCTAAGATTCTATCTGCTTGGTAAAATAGATTCTAAAAATCCAAGTGCAATTCCAAAACAGCAAATTCAAAAATGGCATAATGAAGGCATCATAACATATTTAGGTGAAAATAGCGATGTAAGAGAATTTATAAAATATGCTGATTGTATCGTGCTTCCAAGTTATTATAAAGAGGGGATTCCTAGGGTGTTATTAGAATCTTTAGCTCTAAAAACACCAATTATTACAACAATAAACAATGGCTGTAAAGAATTAGTAAAAATAAATAATATAGATAATGATGATATAAACATCGGTAGTAATGGGATTTTAATCAAACCAAAAGATGAAAGATTATTATATAAAGCTATGATAAAATTTAGCACTCTAGATAGAAATGCCCTTGCTTTAAATGCCTTAATAGAATCTAAAAAATATGATATAAAAATAATAAATGAGATTTATAAAAACAGAATCTTAGATAAATACCTATGTAATTTAAAAAATAAAAATATTATTTTTGTGTCAAATTCATGTTTTGGGATGTTTAATTTTAGATTAAAAACTCTGCAATTTATACGAGATTTAGGATTTGATATCCACATAATCGCACCATTTGATAATACGACAAAATATCTAATTGATAATAATTTTAAATGTTATGATATTTTTATTGACCCAAAAAGTTTAAATCCACTAAAAGAATTAAGATTTATAAGAGAATTAAAAAATCATATCATAAAAATAAATCCAAGCATTGTCATAAATTACACAATAAAGCCAATTATTTATAGCTCATTTATAACAAATAGATTAAAAATTCCAAATATTGCAATCACAACTGGACTTGGATATGTATTTATCCCAAAAGGCATAATAAAATCTATATTTAAAAGATTTGTAGTAAAACTATATAAAATCGCACTAAAAGATACAAAAGAAGTTTGGTTTTTAAATAAAGATGATAGAGATGAATTTATCAATCTAAATATCATAGAATCTCACAAAGCTTTTATTCTACCAAGCGAAGGCATAGACTTAGAATATTTTAAGATAGATTTTATAAAAAATACAGATTTTAAACCAAATAATAAAGCCCAAGAAGAATATTTAAAAAATCTACCACAAGATGATGAAATAAGATTCTTACTTATTGCAAGAATGCTTTATGACAAAGGCGTATATGAGTTTTACAAAGCAGCAAAAATTTATAGCTCTAAAAGATAA
- a CDS encoding glycosyltransferase family 2 protein, whose product MDFINYKISVITATFNSQATIKQTLDSVSSQNYLNIEHIIVDGKSNDNTLKIIESYKPIYEAKNIKLIISSKKDLGIYDAFNRGIELSSGDLIGFLNSDDFFSNNNILSIINWAFNKPGNKKVETISANLEYIDSRYQIIRKLQGRNISKKDFKKGFHPAHPTFYARKEIFNKYGKFDLSYKIAGDYELMLRLLVKHNINNLYINDNFVKMKIGGVSNQNLKNIYEANVECFRAWKENHLAISPLFIFIKPLKKIKEINFIKYIKYMISKTEGGGS is encoded by the coding sequence TTGGATTTTATTAATTATAAAATATCAGTTATTACTGCTACATTTAATTCACAAGCTACAATTAAGCAGACGCTAGATTCTGTCTCTAGTCAAAACTATTTAAATATAGAGCATATTATAGTAGATGGAAAAAGCAATGATAATACTCTTAAAATAATAGAATCTTACAAACCAATATATGAAGCAAAAAATATAAAACTAATAATATCAAGCAAAAAAGATTTAGGAATATATGATGCATTTAATAGAGGTATTGAGCTATCTAGCGGTGATTTGATAGGATTTCTAAATTCTGATGATTTTTTTTCAAACAATAATATTTTAAGCATAATAAATTGGGCATTTAACAAACCTGGAAATAAAAAAGTAGAAACTATTAGTGCTAATTTGGAATATATAGATTCTAGATATCAAATAATAAGAAAATTGCAAGGACGAAATATTAGTAAAAAAGATTTTAAAAAAGGATTCCATCCTGCACACCCAACATTTTATGCAAGAAAAGAGATATTTAATAAATATGGTAAATTTGACTTATCATATAAAATAGCTGGGGATTATGAGCTAATGCTTAGACTTCTTGTAAAACATAATATAAATAATCTTTACATAAATGATAATTTTGTAAAAATGAAAATAGGTGGCGTATCAAATCAAAACTTAAAAAATATCTATGAAGCAAATGTAGAATGTTTTAGGGCTTGGAAAGAAAATCATTTAGCCATTTCTCCGCTATTTATTTTCATTAAACCACTTAAAAAAATAAAAGAAATTAATTTTATAAAATATATAAAATATATGATTTCTAAAACTGAGGGGGGGGGCAGCTAG
- a CDS encoding MATE family efflux transporter — protein MSKQLSLKALAVPIFLEMFLRYLSLMVNTYMVSKHSAYLVGSMGAGNQILDLFITIFSFLSVGCSVVMAQALGARDYVLVNKAIHQSLFLNALLGFACALLIVLFGDILLSVLNVPKGQFEQASIYLHMLGICLFFDSIGIVLAAIVRIYNLAYFVALTSLVMNFISVGLNYYTLNHTDWELWGVGLATIIGRIGAIFILLLVLYFKLHIKIIFSQLFNLQKSVLKKILNIGSFSAGENLIWIIQYMIALSFVYTLGEENASVQTIYFQISMFIMLTGQAISLANEIIIGKLVGAKFSNVAYKHTWVALYFSLIVTLCVVLSVFFGKEFIMDRLGIESIFREIMLPLFTISIILELGRTFNIVMVNSLRASGDAKFPFITGIIFMLGVSLPVGYILCFNFNLGIIGVWIGFCSDEWLRGLCNAYRWKSRKWQNKALV, from the coding sequence ATGTCAAAACAATTATCATTAAAAGCTCTTGCTGTGCCAATTTTTTTAGAGATGTTTTTGCGATATCTCTCACTTATGGTAAATACCTACATGGTTTCTAAACATTCAGCTTATTTAGTGGGTTCTATGGGTGCAGGTAACCAAATATTAGATTTGTTTATTACAATATTTAGTTTTCTTAGTGTTGGTTGTAGTGTGGTTATGGCTCAAGCTCTTGGTGCTAGGGATTATGTCTTAGTAAATAAAGCAATTCATCAAAGTTTATTTTTAAATGCGCTTCTTGGATTTGCATGCGCTTTGCTTATCGTGTTATTTGGAGATATTTTACTATCAGTATTAAATGTCCCAAAAGGACAATTTGAACAAGCTTCTATTTATTTGCATATGCTTGGAATCTGCTTATTTTTTGATTCTATAGGTATAGTGCTTGCTGCTATTGTTAGGATTTATAATCTAGCCTATTTTGTAGCACTTACTTCACTTGTGATGAATTTCATATCAGTTGGACTAAATTATTATACATTAAATCACACAGATTGGGAGCTTTGGGGAGTAGGACTTGCGACTATTATAGGTAGGATTGGTGCTATTTTTATTTTATTACTTGTGCTTTATTTTAAATTGCATATAAAAATCATATTTAGCCAATTATTTAATCTTCAAAAGAGTGTTTTAAAAAAGATTCTAAATATCGGCTCATTTTCTGCAGGAGAGAATCTAATCTGGATTATTCAATATATGATAGCTTTGTCTTTTGTATATACTCTTGGTGAAGAAAATGCAAGTGTGCAAACAATTTACTTTCAAATCTCAATGTTTATAATGCTTACAGGTCAAGCAATAAGTCTTGCAAATGAAATTATCATAGGAAAATTAGTTGGTGCTAAGTTTTCAAATGTTGCATATAAACATACTTGGGTAGCTCTATATTTTAGCCTCATTGTTACTTTGTGTGTAGTATTGAGTGTGTTTTTTGGTAAAGAGTTTATTATGGATAGACTTGGAATAGAATCTATTTTTAGAGAAATAATGCTTCCATTGTTTACTATTTCAATTATTTTAGAGTTAGGAAGGACATTTAATATTGTCATGGTAAATTCACTTCGTGCAAGTGGTGATGCAAAATTTCCTTTTATAACAGGTATAATTTTCATGCTTGGCGTTAGTCTTCCTGTTGGTTATATATTGTGTTTTAATTTTAATCTTGGAATTATTGGTGTTTGGATAGGATTCTGTTCTGATGAGTGGCTTAGAGGACTATGCAATGCTTATAGATGGAAGTCTCGTAAATGGCAAAATAAAGCATTGGTATAG
- a CDS encoding ankyrin repeat domain-containing protein: protein MGALGQDFIKAVNDDKPSIVKYLLDGGINVDCCDNDGCTALMWAAKGGNLNMVNLLLENNADINFLANNGYSVLMFAALGGNIAVVERLLDFNIDVNKQDKYGWSALMGAASEGYLDIVKLLIENGADVNAKRDDGTTALMLASSFNHLAIVKCLHKNGADINAADENSWNSLMWASSFNHIDIIKYLVSSGIDINATRNDGYTALMSASFKGHLDVVKFLLDSGADVNATKNDGYTALMSASFKGHLDVVKFLLDSGASIVPRLNDVWNAFIWAAEKGHLDIVKLLLQYGANIDDIDNDGCSALMLAAGEGHLDVVKFLIKNNAFVNARDYNHTTVLMKAVNSGNIDVVYYLLEHGADINAVDSLGNNALSVALLNNNKDIAQFLKREAHKLEELNRKKIERGNFY, encoded by the coding sequence TTGGGAGCTTTAGGGCAAGATTTCATTAAGGCTGTTAATGATGATAAACCATCTATTGTAAAATACCTTTTAGATGGTGGTATTAATGTTGATTGTTGTGATAATGATGGCTGCACTGCATTGATGTGGGCTGCTAAGGGTGGCAATTTAAATATGGTCAATTTACTACTAGAAAATAATGCAGATATAAATTTTCTAGCAAATAATGGCTATTCTGTTTTAATGTTTGCTGCACTTGGTGGCAATATAGCTGTTGTAGAGAGATTGCTTGATTTCAATATAGATGTAAATAAACAAGATAAATATGGCTGGAGTGCATTAATGGGTGCTGCTAGTGAAGGGTATTTAGATATTGTTAAGTTACTTATTGAAAATGGTGCTGATGTAAATGCAAAAAGAGATGATGGCACTACTGCACTTATGCTTGCTAGTTCATTTAATCATCTTGCTATAGTAAAGTGTTTGCATAAAAATGGTGCTGATATAAATGCTGCTGATGAAAATTCTTGGAATTCACTCATGTGGGCTAGTTCGTTTAACCATATTGATATTATTAAATATTTAGTTAGTAGTGGGATTGATATAAATGCAACTAGAAATGATGGATATACTGCATTAATGAGTGCTTCATTTAAAGGGCATTTAGATGTTGTAAAGTTTTTATTAGATTCTGGTGCTGATGTAAATGCAACTAAAAATGATGGATATACTGCATTAATGAGTGCTTCATTTAAAGGGCATTTAGATGTTGTAAAGTTTTTATTAGATTCTGGTGCAAGCATCGTTCCGCGATTAAATGATGTTTGGAACGCATTTATTTGGGCTGCTGAAAAAGGACATTTGGATATTGTTAAATTATTATTGCAGTATGGTGCTAATATTGATGATATTGATAATGATGGTTGTTCGGCACTTATGCTCGCAGCTGGTGAAGGGCATTTAGATGTTGTAAAGTTTCTAATTAAAAATAATGCTTTTGTTAATGCTAGGGATTATAACCATACAACAGTATTAATGAAAGCTGTAAATAGCGGAAACATAGATGTTGTTTATTATCTTTTAGAGCATGGCGCTGATATTAATGCAGTTGATAGTCTTGGTAATAATGCACTAAGTGTAGCACTTTTAAATAATAATAAAGATATAGCACAATTTTTAAAGAGAGAGGCTCATAAATTAGAAGAATTAAATCGCAAAAAGATAGAAAGAGGAAATTTTTATTGA
- a CDS encoding pyruvate/oxaloacetate carboxyltransferase: MIKITENSLRDGHQSLLATRVRTEDLIEAAKIFEDIGFYSVEVWGGATYDTCLRFLKEDPFERLKILKGIFKKTPLQMLLRGQNLVGYRHYADDVVKEFIKLSSDGGIDIFRIFDALNDSKNLKTAIYEVKKQGKIVQGAISYTTSPVHTIKGFVEYAKELVSMGSDSIVIKDMAGLITPFNAYELVSALKDCLDVPIVFHTHSTAGFGFASHLKAVEAGADILDLSNSALASGTSHPCTQSMVATLKGTKWDTKLDIKKMEQAAEVLRRVRKKYKKYESSYSLIDTRVLVNQIPGGMISNMANQLKEQNALSRMDEVMEEIPNVRADFGYPPLVTPSSQIIGTQAVLNVLSGERYKSISKEAKNLARGFYGKTPAKISNEIISKLKEIGEEFIEVRPADLLKDELKIAREESKDFAFSPTDVISYAMFDNVAKEFLIERNSNNLKPESIESFENINEKLNKDFNITVNGEQYNIKIEGSGITNNGIKPFFVRLDGELKEVFVEQSIDTAISNTTSKANISLQSGHIIPSMPGRIIKINYSIGDKVKKGDVVAIIEAMKMENEVISNINGVVKEIYVDINSQISNDKPIMLIQ, from the coding sequence ATGATAAAAATAACAGAAAATTCACTGCGTGATGGACATCAATCTTTGCTTGCAACTAGAGTGAGGACAGAGGATTTAATAGAAGCTGCAAAGATATTTGAAGATATTGGTTTTTATAGTGTAGAAGTTTGGGGTGGGGCTACTTATGATACTTGCCTTAGGTTTTTAAAAGAAGATCCATTTGAGAGACTAAAGATTCTAAAAGGTATATTTAAAAAAACTCCACTTCAAATGCTTCTTCGTGGTCAAAATCTTGTTGGTTATAGGCATTATGCAGATGATGTTGTAAAAGAATTTATCAAATTATCAAGCGATGGTGGAATAGATATTTTTAGAATCTTTGATGCATTAAATGATTCTAAAAATCTAAAAACAGCAATATATGAAGTAAAAAAGCAAGGCAAGATTGTTCAAGGTGCAATTAGCTATACGACCTCTCCTGTGCATACTATAAAAGGATTTGTAGAATATGCAAAAGAGCTAGTTAGCATGGGAAGTGATAGTATTGTTATAAAGGATATGGCAGGACTTATTACACCATTTAATGCTTATGAGCTTGTATCCGCACTAAAAGATTGTCTTGATGTTCCTATTGTATTTCATACTCATAGCACTGCTGGATTTGGATTTGCCTCACATTTAAAAGCTGTTGAGGCTGGAGCTGATATATTAGATCTTAGCAATTCAGCACTTGCTAGCGGCACTTCTCATCCTTGTACTCAATCAATGGTAGCAACCCTAAAGGGGACAAAATGGGATACAAAGCTAGATATAAAAAAGATGGAGCAAGCAGCAGAAGTATTAAGACGTGTTCGTAAAAAATATAAAAAATATGAATCTTCATATAGTTTGATTGATACTAGAGTGCTTGTAAATCAAATACCTGGTGGAATGATTTCAAATATGGCAAATCAGCTAAAAGAGCAAAATGCACTTTCACGAATGGATGAAGTGATGGAGGAGATTCCAAATGTTAGAGCAGATTTTGGGTATCCACCGCTTGTTACGCCAAGCTCACAGATTATTGGCACACAAGCTGTGTTAAATGTGCTTTCTGGCGAGCGATATAAATCTATAAGTAAAGAAGCAAAGAATCTAGCTAGAGGATTTTATGGAAAAACTCCAGCAAAAATTAGTAATGAAATAATTTCTAAGCTAAAAGAAATTGGCGAAGAATTTATAGAAGTGCGACCAGCAGATTTATTAAAAGATGAGTTAAAAATCGCAAGAGAGGAGAGTAAAGATTTTGCTTTTAGTCCAACAGATGTGATTTCTTATGCGATGTTTGATAATGTAGCAAAAGAATTTTTAATAGAGCGAAATTCAAACAATCTTAAACCAGAGAGTATAGAGAGTTTTGAAAATATTAATGAGAAATTAAATAAAGATTTCAATATCACTGTTAATGGCGAACAATATAATATTAAAATAGAAGGTAGCGGTATTACAAATAATGGAATTAAGCCATTTTTTGTTAGACTTGATGGTGAGTTAAAAGAAGTATTTGTTGAACAAAGTATTGATACTGCAATATCTAATACAACATCTAAAGCAAATATATCTTTGCAGTCAGGACATATAATCCCAAGTATGCCAGGTAGAATTATAAAAATAAATTATTCCATAGGTGATAAAGTAAAAAAAGGTGATGTAGTAGCGATAATAGAAGCTATGAAAATGGAAAATGAAGTAATATCAAATATCAATGGAGTAGTAAAAGAAATATATGTGGATATTAATTCACAAATATCAAATGATAAACCAATTATGCTAATCCAATAA
- a CDS encoding GGDEF domain-containing protein: MLIFQWNENYETNIDLIDNQHKNLVNLINDFGTSIQENNKLSQEELNDIFNKITKYADEHFKDEEKEMEKANVDPRHANYHKRAHEMFIKEGTQLFENIQNNFISYEELFHFLSNWLFIHILGTDKVLARQIKAIQEGQDPKTAYETIYNDTEKDIGPLLFAINQLFMRTINMNNKLIMLNKSLEERVKLRTKELEQSNNILKTMALTDNLTKLGNRRAALAYLKNEWKKVHDNNTTITCIMIDADNFKHINDTEGHKSGDEILQIVANTIKNAIRNDDFICRLGGDEFVILSHSTNLLHTLKLAEHIRKQVEQIRLTFTKQCFSASVSIGVAARDDTMQNYIDLLKKADEGLYIAKRNGRNRVGCAQQN, encoded by the coding sequence GTGCTTATATTTCAATGGAATGAAAACTATGAAACTAATATAGATTTAATTGATAACCAACATAAGAATTTGGTGAATTTGATTAATGATTTTGGGACAAGCATTCAGGAAAATAATAAGTTATCTCAAGAAGAATTAAACGACATATTTAATAAAATCACTAAATATGCTGATGAGCATTTTAAAGATGAAGAAAAAGAGATGGAAAAAGCAAATGTAGATCCAAGGCATGCAAATTATCATAAAAGAGCTCATGAGATGTTTATAAAAGAGGGAACACAACTATTTGAAAATATACAAAATAATTTTATAAGCTATGAGGAATTATTTCACTTTTTATCAAATTGGCTCTTTATTCATATTCTTGGAACAGATAAAGTCCTAGCAAGACAAATCAAAGCAATACAAGAAGGTCAAGATCCAAAAACAGCATATGAAACTATTTATAATGATACAGAAAAAGACATAGGTCCATTATTGTTTGCTATAAATCAGCTATTTATGAGAACAATAAATATGAATAACAAACTAATAATGCTAAATAAATCCCTAGAAGAACGAGTAAAATTAAGAACAAAAGAATTAGAACAATCAAATAATATATTAAAAACTATGGCACTAACTGATAATTTAACAAAGTTAGGAAATAGAAGAGCTGCTTTGGCATATCTAAAAAATGAGTGGAAAAAAGTGCATGATAATAATACCACGATAACTTGTATTATGATAGATGCAGATAATTTTAAACATATAAATGATACAGAAGGGCATAAATCTGGAGATGAAATATTGCAGATAGTTGCAAATACTATAAAAAATGCAATTAGAAATGATGATTTTATATGTAGATTAGGTGGTGATGAATTTGTAATATTATCACATAGCACAAATCTATTACATACATTAAAACTCGCAGAACACATAAGAAAACAAGTAGAACAAATTAGATTAACCTTTACAAAACAATGTTTTAGCGCAAGTGTAAGTATTGGCGTAGCAGCAAGAGATGATACAATGCAAAATTATATAGATCTACTAAAAAAAGCTGATGAAGGATTATATATAGCAAAAAGAAATGGTAGAAATCGTGTAGGATGTGCTCAGCAAAATTAA